A DNA window from Gorilla gorilla gorilla isolate KB3781 chromosome 6, NHGRI_mGorGor1-v2.1_pri, whole genome shotgun sequence contains the following coding sequences:
- the MATCAP2 gene encoding putative tyrosine carboxypeptidase MATCAP2 isoform X2, protein MLESIRVTEKLHWPEQELAKKSVLNAEDSLIIDSRRSISHLSSGVLKDIFTTGTSSYNVLLQSKEEKKYHSQKQSSSTYSKRCRKPSKSPNTSRSKDPRRMKALVPVTSSGTWYCLERQPAVFVTSSVSSPVKFTHDISVTGNGIVLPPKPKSKVKWCHFSTLPKTKPQLSRSFEKGDDFSGKKFCILTAIKPTNLEKEKLRFFKSDYTYNPQFEYANPALPSVLAKHSHASDRFLKQSINIMELTLQKYGSYEKFEQATGGSLLSKTRIWSHVRKYMMKEGCLGEIVVHLTEDLLSRASMTVVNGCPTLTINVSTAREHWLEGMLRHEIGTHYFRGINNLQQPWNSWTGRKKHELKPNNPTEEGLASIHSVLFRKDPFLWRAALLYYTVYQASQMSFCELFKDIGRFVKDPNTRWDYCVRAKRGWTDTSQPGCFSKDQVYLDGILQILRYRDTIDFHLLTALGKVSYEDVDRLKGLAVTENMRVPHFLQDHGRYMEHLEKIMEVNELTDRELKDLI, encoded by the exons AAAAGCTTCACTGGCCTGAGCAAGAACTTGCTAAGAAGTCTGTTCTAAATGCAGAAGATTCATTGATCATTGACAGCAGAAGAAGCATTTCACATTTGTCCTCCGGAGTGCTAAAAGACATTTTCACAACTGGAACCAGTAGTTACAATGTCCTACTACAgagcaaggaggaaaaaaagtatCATTCACAAAAACAGTCTTCCTCCACCTACTCCAAAAGATGTAGAAAACCCAGCAAATCTCCTAACACTTCTCGTAGCAAAGATCCTCGCAGGATGAAAGCCCTGGTGCCTGTGACAAGCAGTGGTACTTGGTACTGCCTGGAGAGGCAGCCTGCTGTTTTTGTCACTAGTTCAGTGTCAAGTCCTGTAAAGTTTACACATGATATCTCTGTTACAGGGAATGGCATAGTACTGCCACCTAAACCCAAAAGCAAGGTCAAGTGGTGCCATTTCTCCACTCTTCCAAAGACAAAGCCTCAGCTGTCTAGAAGCTTTGAAAAGGGAGATGacttttctgggaagaaattttgTATATTGACTGCTATAAAACCCACCaacttagagaaagaaaaactgagattCTTCAAATCTGACTATACCTACAATCCTCAGTTTGAGTATGCCAATCCTGCTCTGCCAAGCGTATTAGCTAAGCATAGCCACGCATCTGACCGATTTCTTAAGCAG TCTATCAATATTATGGAACTGACTTTACAGAAATACGGAAGTTATGAAAAATTTGAACAAGCCACTGGTGGTAGCTTGCTTTCTAAAACTCGAATCTGGAGTCACGTTAGGAAGTACATGATGAAGGAAGGCTGCCTAGGGGAG ATTGTAGTTCATCTCACTGAGGACCTGCTTTCCCGAGCGTCAATGACAGTAGTAAATGGATGTCCGACTCTGACTATCAATGTGTCCACTGCACGTGAGCATTGGCTGGAGGGAATGCTGAGGCATGAAATAG GTACACATTATTTTCGAGGTATTAACAACCTCCAGCAGCCATGGAACAGTTGGACTGGACGTAAAAAACATGAGCTAAAGCCAAATAATCCCACAGAGGAAGGACTAGCAAGCATTCACAGTGTTCTGTTTAGAAAAGACCCTTTTTTATGGAGGGCTGCCCTCCTCTACTACACTGTTTATCAAGCCAGCCAAATGTCTTTTTGTGAACTCTTCAAAGATATTGGCAGGTTTGTCAAGGACCCCAATACAAGATGGGATTATTGTGTACGGGCCAAGAGGGGATGGACTGACACTTCCCAACCAG GGTGTTTTAGTAAAGACCAGGTATACTTGGATGGAATTCTTCAAATCCTCCGATACAGAGATACCATAGACTTCCATCTGCTGACTGCTCTCGGGAAG GTTTCTTATGAAGATGTGGATCGCTTAAAAGGATTGGCAGTTACCGAAAACATGAGGGTCCCTCATTTCCTGCAGGACCATGGCCGATATATGGAACACTTAGAGAAGATCATGGAAGTGAATGAACTGACTGACAGGGAACTGAAAGATCTTATATAG
- the MATCAP2 gene encoding putative tyrosine carboxypeptidase MATCAP2 isoform X4, whose translation MLESIRVTEKLHWPEQELAKKSVLNAEDSLIIDSRRSISHLSSGVLKDIFTTGTSSYNVLLQSKEEKKYHSQKQSSSTYSKRCRKPSKSPNTSRSKDPRRMKALVPVTSSGTWYCLERQPAVFVTSSVSSPVKFTHDISVTGNGIVLPPKPKSKVKWCHFSTLPKTKPQLSRSFEKGDDFSGKKFCILTAIKPTNLEKEKLRFFKSDYTYNPQFEYANPALPSVLAKHSHASDRFLKQIVVHLTEDLLSRASMTVVNGCPTLTINVSTAREHWLEGMLRHEIGTHYFRGINNLQQPWNSWTGRKKHELKPNNPTEEGLASIHSVLFRKDPFLWRAALLYYTVYQASQMSFCELFKDIGRFVKDPNTRWDYCVRAKRGWTDTSQPGCFSKDQVYLDGILQILRYRDTIDFHLLTALGKVSYEDVDRLKGLAVTENMRVPHFLQDHGRYMEHLEKIMEVNELTDRELKDLI comes from the exons AAAAGCTTCACTGGCCTGAGCAAGAACTTGCTAAGAAGTCTGTTCTAAATGCAGAAGATTCATTGATCATTGACAGCAGAAGAAGCATTTCACATTTGTCCTCCGGAGTGCTAAAAGACATTTTCACAACTGGAACCAGTAGTTACAATGTCCTACTACAgagcaaggaggaaaaaaagtatCATTCACAAAAACAGTCTTCCTCCACCTACTCCAAAAGATGTAGAAAACCCAGCAAATCTCCTAACACTTCTCGTAGCAAAGATCCTCGCAGGATGAAAGCCCTGGTGCCTGTGACAAGCAGTGGTACTTGGTACTGCCTGGAGAGGCAGCCTGCTGTTTTTGTCACTAGTTCAGTGTCAAGTCCTGTAAAGTTTACACATGATATCTCTGTTACAGGGAATGGCATAGTACTGCCACCTAAACCCAAAAGCAAGGTCAAGTGGTGCCATTTCTCCACTCTTCCAAAGACAAAGCCTCAGCTGTCTAGAAGCTTTGAAAAGGGAGATGacttttctgggaagaaattttgTATATTGACTGCTATAAAACCCACCaacttagagaaagaaaaactgagattCTTCAAATCTGACTATACCTACAATCCTCAGTTTGAGTATGCCAATCCTGCTCTGCCAAGCGTATTAGCTAAGCATAGCCACGCATCTGACCGATTTCTTAAGCAG ATTGTAGTTCATCTCACTGAGGACCTGCTTTCCCGAGCGTCAATGACAGTAGTAAATGGATGTCCGACTCTGACTATCAATGTGTCCACTGCACGTGAGCATTGGCTGGAGGGAATGCTGAGGCATGAAATAG GTACACATTATTTTCGAGGTATTAACAACCTCCAGCAGCCATGGAACAGTTGGACTGGACGTAAAAAACATGAGCTAAAGCCAAATAATCCCACAGAGGAAGGACTAGCAAGCATTCACAGTGTTCTGTTTAGAAAAGACCCTTTTTTATGGAGGGCTGCCCTCCTCTACTACACTGTTTATCAAGCCAGCCAAATGTCTTTTTGTGAACTCTTCAAAGATATTGGCAGGTTTGTCAAGGACCCCAATACAAGATGGGATTATTGTGTACGGGCCAAGAGGGGATGGACTGACACTTCCCAACCAG GGTGTTTTAGTAAAGACCAGGTATACTTGGATGGAATTCTTCAAATCCTCCGATACAGAGATACCATAGACTTCCATCTGCTGACTGCTCTCGGGAAG GTTTCTTATGAAGATGTGGATCGCTTAAAAGGATTGGCAGTTACCGAAAACATGAGGGTCCCTCATTTCCTGCAGGACCATGGCCGATATATGGAACACTTAGAGAAGATCATGGAAGTGAATGAACTGACTGACAGGGAACTGAAAGATCTTATATAG
- the MATCAP2 gene encoding putative tyrosine carboxypeptidase MATCAP2 isoform X3, whose product MVATGWARRSGLHPAPLPLRGAQEALAKNLWREERNRPLILSSLIIKKLHWPEQELAKKSVLNAEDSLIIDSRRSISHLSSGVLKDIFTTGTSSYNVLLQSKEEKKYHSQKQSSSTYSKRCRKPSKSPNTSRSKDPRRMKALVPVTSSGTWYCLERQPAVFVTSSVSSPVKFTHDISVTGNGIVLPPKPKSKVKWCHFSTLPKTKPQLSRSFEKGDDFSGKKFCILTAIKPTNLEKEKLRFFKSDYTYNPQFEYANPALPSVLAKHSHASDRFLKQIVVHLTEDLLSRASMTVVNGCPTLTINVSTAREHWLEGMLRHEIGTHYFRGINNLQQPWNSWTGRKKHELKPNNPTEEGLASIHSVLFRKDPFLWRAALLYYTVYQASQMSFCELFKDIGRFVKDPNTRWDYCVRAKRGWTDTSQPGCFSKDQVYLDGILQILRYRDTIDFHLLTALGKVSYEDVDRLKGLAVTENMRVPHFLQDHGRYMEHLEKIMEVNELTDRELKDLI is encoded by the exons AAAAGCTTCACTGGCCTGAGCAAGAACTTGCTAAGAAGTCTGTTCTAAATGCAGAAGATTCATTGATCATTGACAGCAGAAGAAGCATTTCACATTTGTCCTCCGGAGTGCTAAAAGACATTTTCACAACTGGAACCAGTAGTTACAATGTCCTACTACAgagcaaggaggaaaaaaagtatCATTCACAAAAACAGTCTTCCTCCACCTACTCCAAAAGATGTAGAAAACCCAGCAAATCTCCTAACACTTCTCGTAGCAAAGATCCTCGCAGGATGAAAGCCCTGGTGCCTGTGACAAGCAGTGGTACTTGGTACTGCCTGGAGAGGCAGCCTGCTGTTTTTGTCACTAGTTCAGTGTCAAGTCCTGTAAAGTTTACACATGATATCTCTGTTACAGGGAATGGCATAGTACTGCCACCTAAACCCAAAAGCAAGGTCAAGTGGTGCCATTTCTCCACTCTTCCAAAGACAAAGCCTCAGCTGTCTAGAAGCTTTGAAAAGGGAGATGacttttctgggaagaaattttgTATATTGACTGCTATAAAACCCACCaacttagagaaagaaaaactgagattCTTCAAATCTGACTATACCTACAATCCTCAGTTTGAGTATGCCAATCCTGCTCTGCCAAGCGTATTAGCTAAGCATAGCCACGCATCTGACCGATTTCTTAAGCAG ATTGTAGTTCATCTCACTGAGGACCTGCTTTCCCGAGCGTCAATGACAGTAGTAAATGGATGTCCGACTCTGACTATCAATGTGTCCACTGCACGTGAGCATTGGCTGGAGGGAATGCTGAGGCATGAAATAG GTACACATTATTTTCGAGGTATTAACAACCTCCAGCAGCCATGGAACAGTTGGACTGGACGTAAAAAACATGAGCTAAAGCCAAATAATCCCACAGAGGAAGGACTAGCAAGCATTCACAGTGTTCTGTTTAGAAAAGACCCTTTTTTATGGAGGGCTGCCCTCCTCTACTACACTGTTTATCAAGCCAGCCAAATGTCTTTTTGTGAACTCTTCAAAGATATTGGCAGGTTTGTCAAGGACCCCAATACAAGATGGGATTATTGTGTACGGGCCAAGAGGGGATGGACTGACACTTCCCAACCAG GGTGTTTTAGTAAAGACCAGGTATACTTGGATGGAATTCTTCAAATCCTCCGATACAGAGATACCATAGACTTCCATCTGCTGACTGCTCTCGGGAAG GTTTCTTATGAAGATGTGGATCGCTTAAAAGGATTGGCAGTTACCGAAAACATGAGGGTCCCTCATTTCCTGCAGGACCATGGCCGATATATGGAACACTTAGAGAAGATCATGGAAGTGAATGAACTGACTGACAGGGAACTGAAAGATCTTATATAG
- the MATCAP2 gene encoding putative tyrosine carboxypeptidase MATCAP2 isoform X1, with product MVATGWARRSGLHPAPLPLRGAQEALAKNLWREERNRPLILSSLIIKKLHWPEQELAKKSVLNAEDSLIIDSRRSISHLSSGVLKDIFTTGTSSYNVLLQSKEEKKYHSQKQSSSTYSKRCRKPSKSPNTSRSKDPRRMKALVPVTSSGTWYCLERQPAVFVTSSVSSPVKFTHDISVTGNGIVLPPKPKSKVKWCHFSTLPKTKPQLSRSFEKGDDFSGKKFCILTAIKPTNLEKEKLRFFKSDYTYNPQFEYANPALPSVLAKHSHASDRFLKQSINIMELTLQKYGSYEKFEQATGGSLLSKTRIWSHVRKYMMKEGCLGEIVVHLTEDLLSRASMTVVNGCPTLTINVSTAREHWLEGMLRHEIGTHYFRGINNLQQPWNSWTGRKKHELKPNNPTEEGLASIHSVLFRKDPFLWRAALLYYTVYQASQMSFCELFKDIGRFVKDPNTRWDYCVRAKRGWTDTSQPGCFSKDQVYLDGILQILRYRDTIDFHLLTALGKVSYEDVDRLKGLAVTENMRVPHFLQDHGRYMEHLEKIMEVNELTDRELKDLI from the exons AAAAGCTTCACTGGCCTGAGCAAGAACTTGCTAAGAAGTCTGTTCTAAATGCAGAAGATTCATTGATCATTGACAGCAGAAGAAGCATTTCACATTTGTCCTCCGGAGTGCTAAAAGACATTTTCACAACTGGAACCAGTAGTTACAATGTCCTACTACAgagcaaggaggaaaaaaagtatCATTCACAAAAACAGTCTTCCTCCACCTACTCCAAAAGATGTAGAAAACCCAGCAAATCTCCTAACACTTCTCGTAGCAAAGATCCTCGCAGGATGAAAGCCCTGGTGCCTGTGACAAGCAGTGGTACTTGGTACTGCCTGGAGAGGCAGCCTGCTGTTTTTGTCACTAGTTCAGTGTCAAGTCCTGTAAAGTTTACACATGATATCTCTGTTACAGGGAATGGCATAGTACTGCCACCTAAACCCAAAAGCAAGGTCAAGTGGTGCCATTTCTCCACTCTTCCAAAGACAAAGCCTCAGCTGTCTAGAAGCTTTGAAAAGGGAGATGacttttctgggaagaaattttgTATATTGACTGCTATAAAACCCACCaacttagagaaagaaaaactgagattCTTCAAATCTGACTATACCTACAATCCTCAGTTTGAGTATGCCAATCCTGCTCTGCCAAGCGTATTAGCTAAGCATAGCCACGCATCTGACCGATTTCTTAAGCAG TCTATCAATATTATGGAACTGACTTTACAGAAATACGGAAGTTATGAAAAATTTGAACAAGCCACTGGTGGTAGCTTGCTTTCTAAAACTCGAATCTGGAGTCACGTTAGGAAGTACATGATGAAGGAAGGCTGCCTAGGGGAG ATTGTAGTTCATCTCACTGAGGACCTGCTTTCCCGAGCGTCAATGACAGTAGTAAATGGATGTCCGACTCTGACTATCAATGTGTCCACTGCACGTGAGCATTGGCTGGAGGGAATGCTGAGGCATGAAATAG GTACACATTATTTTCGAGGTATTAACAACCTCCAGCAGCCATGGAACAGTTGGACTGGACGTAAAAAACATGAGCTAAAGCCAAATAATCCCACAGAGGAAGGACTAGCAAGCATTCACAGTGTTCTGTTTAGAAAAGACCCTTTTTTATGGAGGGCTGCCCTCCTCTACTACACTGTTTATCAAGCCAGCCAAATGTCTTTTTGTGAACTCTTCAAAGATATTGGCAGGTTTGTCAAGGACCCCAATACAAGATGGGATTATTGTGTACGGGCCAAGAGGGGATGGACTGACACTTCCCAACCAG GGTGTTTTAGTAAAGACCAGGTATACTTGGATGGAATTCTTCAAATCCTCCGATACAGAGATACCATAGACTTCCATCTGCTGACTGCTCTCGGGAAG GTTTCTTATGAAGATGTGGATCGCTTAAAAGGATTGGCAGTTACCGAAAACATGAGGGTCCCTCATTTCCTGCAGGACCATGGCCGATATATGGAACACTTAGAGAAGATCATGGAAGTGAATGAACTGACTGACAGGGAACTGAAAGATCTTATATAG
- the MATCAP2 gene encoding putative tyrosine carboxypeptidase MATCAP2 isoform X5, translated as MKALVPVTSSGTWYCLERQPAVFVTSSVSSPVKFTHDISVTGNGIVLPPKPKSKVKWCHFSTLPKTKPQLSRSFEKGDDFSGKKFCILTAIKPTNLEKEKLRFFKSDYTYNPQFEYANPALPSVLAKHSHASDRFLKQSINIMELTLQKYGSYEKFEQATGGSLLSKTRIWSHVRKYMMKEGCLGEIVVHLTEDLLSRASMTVVNGCPTLTINVSTAREHWLEGMLRHEIGTHYFRGINNLQQPWNSWTGRKKHELKPNNPTEEGLASIHSVLFRKDPFLWRAALLYYTVYQASQMSFCELFKDIGRFVKDPNTRWDYCVRAKRGWTDTSQPGCFSKDQVYLDGILQILRYRDTIDFHLLTALGKVSYEDVDRLKGLAVTENMRVPHFLQDHGRYMEHLEKIMEVNELTDRELKDLI; from the exons ATGAAAGCCCTGGTGCCTGTGACAAGCAGTGGTACTTGGTACTGCCTGGAGAGGCAGCCTGCTGTTTTTGTCACTAGTTCAGTGTCAAGTCCTGTAAAGTTTACACATGATATCTCTGTTACAGGGAATGGCATAGTACTGCCACCTAAACCCAAAAGCAAGGTCAAGTGGTGCCATTTCTCCACTCTTCCAAAGACAAAGCCTCAGCTGTCTAGAAGCTTTGAAAAGGGAGATGacttttctgggaagaaattttgTATATTGACTGCTATAAAACCCACCaacttagagaaagaaaaactgagattCTTCAAATCTGACTATACCTACAATCCTCAGTTTGAGTATGCCAATCCTGCTCTGCCAAGCGTATTAGCTAAGCATAGCCACGCATCTGACCGATTTCTTAAGCAG TCTATCAATATTATGGAACTGACTTTACAGAAATACGGAAGTTATGAAAAATTTGAACAAGCCACTGGTGGTAGCTTGCTTTCTAAAACTCGAATCTGGAGTCACGTTAGGAAGTACATGATGAAGGAAGGCTGCCTAGGGGAG ATTGTAGTTCATCTCACTGAGGACCTGCTTTCCCGAGCGTCAATGACAGTAGTAAATGGATGTCCGACTCTGACTATCAATGTGTCCACTGCACGTGAGCATTGGCTGGAGGGAATGCTGAGGCATGAAATAG GTACACATTATTTTCGAGGTATTAACAACCTCCAGCAGCCATGGAACAGTTGGACTGGACGTAAAAAACATGAGCTAAAGCCAAATAATCCCACAGAGGAAGGACTAGCAAGCATTCACAGTGTTCTGTTTAGAAAAGACCCTTTTTTATGGAGGGCTGCCCTCCTCTACTACACTGTTTATCAAGCCAGCCAAATGTCTTTTTGTGAACTCTTCAAAGATATTGGCAGGTTTGTCAAGGACCCCAATACAAGATGGGATTATTGTGTACGGGCCAAGAGGGGATGGACTGACACTTCCCAACCAG GGTGTTTTAGTAAAGACCAGGTATACTTGGATGGAATTCTTCAAATCCTCCGATACAGAGATACCATAGACTTCCATCTGCTGACTGCTCTCGGGAAG GTTTCTTATGAAGATGTGGATCGCTTAAAAGGATTGGCAGTTACCGAAAACATGAGGGTCCCTCATTTCCTGCAGGACCATGGCCGATATATGGAACACTTAGAGAAGATCATGGAAGTGAATGAACTGACTGACAGGGAACTGAAAGATCTTATATAG
- the MATCAP2 gene encoding putative tyrosine carboxypeptidase MATCAP2 isoform X6, whose product MELTLQKYGSYEKFEQATGGSLLSKTRIWSHVRKYMMKEGCLGEIVVHLTEDLLSRASMTVVNGCPTLTINVSTAREHWLEGMLRHEIGTHYFRGINNLQQPWNSWTGRKKHELKPNNPTEEGLASIHSVLFRKDPFLWRAALLYYTVYQASQMSFCELFKDIGRFVKDPNTRWDYCVRAKRGWTDTSQPGCFSKDQVYLDGILQILRYRDTIDFHLLTALGKVSYEDVDRLKGLAVTENMRVPHFLQDHGRYMEHLEKIMEVNELTDRELKDLI is encoded by the exons ATGGAACTGACTTTACAGAAATACGGAAGTTATGAAAAATTTGAACAAGCCACTGGTGGTAGCTTGCTTTCTAAAACTCGAATCTGGAGTCACGTTAGGAAGTACATGATGAAGGAAGGCTGCCTAGGGGAG ATTGTAGTTCATCTCACTGAGGACCTGCTTTCCCGAGCGTCAATGACAGTAGTAAATGGATGTCCGACTCTGACTATCAATGTGTCCACTGCACGTGAGCATTGGCTGGAGGGAATGCTGAGGCATGAAATAG GTACACATTATTTTCGAGGTATTAACAACCTCCAGCAGCCATGGAACAGTTGGACTGGACGTAAAAAACATGAGCTAAAGCCAAATAATCCCACAGAGGAAGGACTAGCAAGCATTCACAGTGTTCTGTTTAGAAAAGACCCTTTTTTATGGAGGGCTGCCCTCCTCTACTACACTGTTTATCAAGCCAGCCAAATGTCTTTTTGTGAACTCTTCAAAGATATTGGCAGGTTTGTCAAGGACCCCAATACAAGATGGGATTATTGTGTACGGGCCAAGAGGGGATGGACTGACACTTCCCAACCAG GGTGTTTTAGTAAAGACCAGGTATACTTGGATGGAATTCTTCAAATCCTCCGATACAGAGATACCATAGACTTCCATCTGCTGACTGCTCTCGGGAAG GTTTCTTATGAAGATGTGGATCGCTTAAAAGGATTGGCAGTTACCGAAAACATGAGGGTCCCTCATTTCCTGCAGGACCATGGCCGATATATGGAACACTTAGAGAAGATCATGGAAGTGAATGAACTGACTGACAGGGAACTGAAAGATCTTATATAG